Proteins encoded by one window of Triplophysa rosa unplaced genomic scaffold, Trosa_1v2 scaffold424, whole genome shotgun sequence:
- the LOC130550767 gene encoding CD276 antigen-like isoform X1, whose product MIVGCLVIYLFAVLLNKVSMEVSVTGHIGENAVLDCSYKADKNKVHVVNWMYNHTHTVYEFSPGSSQSKPDNEKFESFPKEYADGIYSIKIKKLKQTDQGMYTCIITPADYYTNIQLIVEPKSPHQSFKDTTETNIEEGNKKTQKPLEHVTTVCVVVAVLLFVVILLIVCIKKGYVVHTRKMYASCCLRSDY is encoded by the exons ATGATTGTTGG GTGCCTTGTTATCTACCTGTTTGCAGTGTTGCTTAACAAAG TGTCTATGGAGGTCTCAGTTACAGGCCATATTGGAGAGAATGCTGTCTTAGATTGTTCTTACAAAGCAGATAAAAATAAAGTACACGTAGTGAATTGGATGTACAATCACACCCACACTGTGTATGAGTTTAGTCCAGGCAGTTCACAAAGTAAACCAGACAATGAAAAGTTTGAATCTTTTCCTAAGGAGTATGCAGATGGAATATACTCTATCAAAATCAAGAAACTTAAACAAACTGATCAAGGCATGTACACCTGCATAATCACACCAGCAGATTATTATACGAACATACAGCTCATCGTTGAACCTAAATCTCCTCATCAAAGCTTCAAAG atacaacagaaacaaacattgaagaaggaaataaaaaaacacaaaaaccatTGGAGCATGTTACAACAGTatgtgttgttgttgctgttttactTTTTGTTGTGATTCTGCTCATTGTGTGCATAAAAAAAGGATATGTAGTTCACACTAGAAAAATGTATGCATCCTGTTGCCTTAGATCAGATTACTAA